A part of Pirellulales bacterium genomic DNA contains:
- a CDS encoding trypsin-like peptidase domain-containing protein: MKFLLPNSKVSKFPHRIWVAIVLLLALSTVHSVAAEEEPLKIDPAVAHAEQSRIAAVAKAMPSVLAIFIPGGQGGGSGVVISPDGYALTNFHVARPCGSFMKCGMPDGKLYDAVIVGLDPVGDVGLIKLYGRDDFPAAELTDSDEVQAGDWCFTMGNPFLLATDFHPSVAYGVVSGVHRYQYPSGTLLEYSDCLQVDAAINPGNSGGPLFDAQGRLIGINGRGSFEKRGRVNVGVGYAISINQIKNFLGDLKSGRIVDHATLGARVSTSEDGRVLVSDILEHSDAYRHGLRYDDEIVSFAGRPIHSVNALKDVLGIFPKGWRVALTYRREGKNTDTYVRLMGMHTEAELLAKIEADRELEPQPNPGQPRERRPGNSPRPGEQPKPGEQPKPGEEPGGQPKPENPSPELEQAVHTPVPDELKRQFEDRTGYANFYFNRENTQRVWKALIAHGDFRQATGVWTINGPQISAGPVFGPPATIEQPMPTGAITIRLTDTECDIDLPTPPPSKITLADGIDAGANPAILNPPGSGGLLAALHLWRKLLIGGPGKYGQVIYEGLSPLPGHNGLCDVLVAIGEGVDTRFYCDPADGTLLGMEMYSDDDADPCEVYFGEYREEQGRLLPHRMEVRCGEVMFGVFVFSKFDLEKAAEKTR, translated from the coding sequence ATGAAATTCCTGCTTCCAAATTCGAAAGTTTCCAAGTTCCCTCATCGAATTTGGGTGGCCATTGTACTGTTGCTGGCCTTGAGCACGGTGCATTCGGTTGCCGCCGAGGAGGAGCCGCTCAAAATAGATCCGGCTGTGGCTCATGCGGAGCAATCTCGAATTGCCGCGGTGGCCAAAGCCATGCCGTCGGTACTCGCGATTTTTATCCCCGGAGGGCAGGGGGGCGGCTCTGGCGTGGTAATTTCGCCTGACGGTTACGCGCTGACCAACTTTCACGTGGCTCGGCCATGCGGCTCGTTTATGAAGTGCGGCATGCCTGATGGCAAGCTGTACGATGCCGTCATCGTAGGGCTCGATCCTGTGGGAGATGTCGGGCTCATCAAACTGTATGGCCGCGATGATTTTCCCGCTGCCGAGTTGACCGACAGCGACGAAGTACAAGCCGGCGATTGGTGCTTCACCATGGGCAATCCCTTTTTGCTGGCGACTGATTTTCATCCTAGCGTGGCGTACGGCGTTGTGTCAGGCGTGCATCGCTATCAGTATCCTTCCGGTACGTTGTTGGAATATTCTGATTGTTTGCAAGTCGACGCCGCGATCAATCCGGGCAATTCTGGCGGTCCGCTATTTGATGCCCAAGGGCGGTTGATCGGCATTAACGGGCGCGGCTCGTTTGAAAAGCGCGGCCGGGTGAATGTGGGTGTGGGTTACGCCATTTCGATCAATCAAATCAAAAACTTTTTAGGCGATTTGAAATCGGGCCGCATTGTCGATCATGCCACGCTAGGGGCACGGGTGTCCACTTCGGAGGATGGGCGTGTGCTGGTCAGCGATATTCTAGAACATAGCGATGCCTATCGCCACGGACTGCGCTATGACGATGAAATTGTGTCGTTTGCCGGACGTCCCATTCATAGCGTGAACGCGCTCAAAGATGTGCTGGGTATTTTTCCCAAGGGCTGGCGTGTGGCGCTCACTTATCGCCGTGAGGGTAAAAATACCGATACCTACGTGCGCCTAATGGGCATGCATACAGAAGCAGAATTGCTGGCGAAAATTGAAGCTGATCGCGAACTGGAACCACAGCCTAATCCCGGCCAACCGCGAGAGCGCCGCCCCGGCAATTCACCGCGCCCGGGCGAGCAGCCCAAGCCCGGCGAGCAACCCAAACCCGGAGAAGAACCAGGTGGTCAGCCCAAACCCGAAAATCCCAGTCCAGAATTGGAACAGGCTGTCCACACGCCCGTGCCGGACGAATTGAAAAGACAATTTGAAGACCGCACGGGCTATGCCAATTTCTACTTCAACCGCGAAAACACGCAACGGGTTTGGAAAGCGCTCATTGCCCATGGCGATTTCAGGCAAGCCACCGGAGTGTGGACGATTAATGGGCCGCAAATTTCTGCCGGACCCGTGTTTGGTCCGCCGGCTACAATAGAGCAGCCCATGCCCACGGGGGCTATTACTATTCGTTTAACAGATACGGAGTGCGATATTGATTTACCCACGCCGCCGCCGTCGAAAATAACGCTGGCCGATGGAATCGATGCCGGTGCCAATCCGGCCATTTTGAATCCGCCGGGCAGCGGCGGCTTGTTGGCCGCGCTACATTTATGGCGCAAGTTGCTGATCGGCGGGCCGGGTAAATATGGCCAGGTAATCTATGAAGGTTTATCGCCACTGCCAGGTCATAATGGCTTGTGTGATGTGCTTGTAGCCATTGGCGAAGGAGTCGATACTCGGTTCTATTGCGACCCGGCAGACGGCACGCTGTTGGGCATGGAGATGTATTCGGACGATGATGCCGATCCGTGCGAAGTGTATTTTGGCGAGTATCGTGAGGAGCAAGGAAGGCTGTTGCCACACCGAATGGAAGTGCGTTGCGGCGAAGTTATGTTTGGTGTATTTGTATTCAGCAAGTTCGATTTGGAAAAAGCAGCGGAGAAAACACGATAA
- a CDS encoding S1C family serine protease, giving the protein MCPTNGTQTARRNSYSARFLQAGSSSVKLLAALLVIAPLVPSSAYASKTTDIVRDAQHKTVKIYGAGGLRQLESYQSGFLISADGYVLTVFSHVLDSDTITITLDDGRRLEGKLIGADPRLEIAVLKVDTADLPHFDLQQALPGVEGTRVLAFSNVFGVATGDEPVSVLHGSIVAVTTLTARRGAYETAYKGTVYVLDAMTNNPGAAGGALTDSQGKLLGLLGKQLRNSRNNIWLNYALPANELLPAIEAIESGQARTVASRPATAPNKGLTLADLGLVLVPNVLERTPPFIDSVRADSRATQAGIRTDDLVVFVDDQLIQSCNALVTELRRLDPDADVHFTLLRAGELIEVTLKASDK; this is encoded by the coding sequence ATGTGTCCAACGAACGGGACTCAAACCGCCCGCAGAAACAGTTACTCCGCGCGATTTCTGCAGGCGGGCAGTTCGTCGGTAAAGTTGCTGGCCGCACTGCTGGTCATTGCGCCGCTGGTCCCATCATCCGCTTATGCTTCAAAAACCACGGATATTGTCCGCGACGCACAACATAAAACTGTAAAAATTTACGGCGCCGGCGGGCTGCGGCAATTGGAATCATATCAATCTGGCTTTTTGATTTCTGCCGATGGGTACGTGCTGACTGTGTTCAGCCACGTGCTCGATTCCGACACGATTACCATAACGCTAGACGATGGCCGCAGATTAGAGGGAAAACTGATCGGGGCCGATCCACGTTTGGAAATTGCGGTGCTCAAAGTCGACACCGCCGATTTGCCCCATTTTGATTTGCAACAGGCCCTTCCGGGAGTAGAAGGCACTCGGGTGTTGGCCTTTAGCAATGTATTCGGAGTGGCCACCGGTGATGAACCGGTCAGCGTACTGCATGGCTCTATTGTTGCGGTGACGACATTGACAGCCCGGCGCGGGGCATACGAAACCGCGTATAAAGGGACCGTCTATGTGCTCGACGCTATGACGAACAATCCCGGCGCCGCTGGCGGCGCGCTGACCGATTCGCAAGGAAAGTTGCTGGGGCTGTTGGGCAAACAATTACGTAATTCGCGTAACAATATTTGGCTAAACTATGCTTTGCCGGCGAATGAACTGCTGCCGGCCATAGAGGCCATTGAGTCGGGACAGGCTCGAACGGTGGCTTCCCGTCCGGCAACGGCTCCCAACAAAGGTCTTACCCTAGCTGATTTGGGCTTGGTGCTTGTGCCAAACGTGCTGGAGCGGACGCCGCCATTTATTGATTCGGTGCGGGCCGATTCTCGGGCCACCCAGGCGGGCATTCGCACCGACGATTTGGTTGTTTTTGTCGACGACCAATTGATTCAATCATGTAATGCGCTGGTGACCGAACTGAGACGGCTTGATCCCGATGCCGATGTACATTTCACGCTGCTTCGCGCGGGCGAGTTGATTGAAGTGACGTTGAAGGCTAGTGACAAATAA